Part of the Rhodococcus sp. OK302 genome is shown below.
TGTGGATTGGCGTCGACCAGAGCGGGGAGTCGTGCCGGGTCCGCATGGTCAGGGTGCTGATGCGTCACCAGAATGGCGTCGAGGCCGGTGATGCCCTCGAAACCGTGGGAGAAGTTGCCCGGATCGAAGAGAATCTTCGAGCCGTTCAATTCGACAAGTACACAGGAATGGCCAAAATGTGTCAGTCGCATGATTTCGAGTATGCGCCATTTACGGGTGGTCGGCGTCACCTCTCGGCTCACTCGATGCGAACCTTCCCGGCTTCGCCCGGTAAACTCGTCACTACCCGGTGTTTCCCTCTGGGTTCGCGCACTAGTACCGAGGAGCAGCACGTGGCCCGTGTCGTCGTCGAAGTCATGCCCAAGGCCGAGATTCTCGACCCCCAGGGACAGGCCATTGTCGGGGCACTGTCTCGCCTGGGCTTTGCAGGAGTATCCGATGTCCGTCAGGGCAAGCGGTTCGAGTTGGAAATCGACGGTAGCGTCGAAGATGCCGAACTCGAGAAGATCGCCGAAGGCCTGCTGGCCAACACGGTGATCGAGGATTGGACCGTCAGGCGCGTCGAGGCATGAGCGCACGCATCGGAGTCATCACCTTTCCGGGCACGCTTGACGACGTCGACGCAGCTCGAGCGGTGAATCTGGCCGGCGGTGAAGCCGTCGCACTCTGGCACGGCGACGCCGACCTCAAGGGCGTCGACGCAGTCATCGTCCCCGGCGGATTCTCCTACGGCGACTACCTTCGCTGTGGAGCCATCGCACGTTTCGCGCCTGCCATGGGCAAGGTCGTCGAAGCAGCCAAGGGCGGCATGCCCGTCCTCGGTATCTGCAACGGTTTCCAGATCCTCTGCGAAGCTGGTCTGCTTCCGGGTGCATTGACCCGCAACCAGGGCCTGCACTTCATCTGCCGCGACGAGTGGCTCACTGTGGAGTCCAACAACTCCGCATGGTCCTCGCGCTACGAAAAGGGTGCCCAGATCTTGGTTCCCCTCAAGTCGGGTGAAGGTCGCTTCCAGGCTCCCGAGAACGTTCTCGACGAACTCGAGGGTGAAGGCCGCGTCGTCTTCCGTTACTCGGAAGAGAACCCCAACGGTTCGCAGCGTCGTATCGCCGGCATTTCTTCCGCCAACGGTCGCGTCGTCGGACTCATGCCGCACCCCGAGCACGCAACCGAGGCCCTCACCGGCCCCAGTGACGACGGACTCGGACTGTTCTACTCGGCTTTGGACTCCATCGTCAACGCCTGATTTCAGCTTTCAGCAGCGTCGGTCGGCCAGCAACACTGGTTGACCGGCGCTGTTTTTTCTTGCCCTTTTCCGAGTGAACGTATCGCTCCCCTTGTTGAACAGGGGAAGCGATACGTTCACTCGACGTCGGGGCGGATGAACTCGGACATTTCGGCAGACTTCAGTGCAGATCGAGTGCAGATCGAGTGCAGATCGAGTGCAGATCAGGCACTGATCGGTAGGCACAACTCCAAGGTGGTGCCGCCGCCGTCGCTGCCAACTCTCGCAGTCAATGTGCCGCCATGTGCGACTGCGAGACTTCGGGCAATCGTCAACCCCAGCCCCGATCCGTCCGAACTGTCGCCGCGATGGAATCTGTCGAAGACGGACTCGAGTTGATCTGCGGGAATTCCTTCTCCGGTATCGGTGACAGATACGGAAACATGGCCTGCCGATTCTTCGACAGTGACGCGGACGGTACCGCCACTTGGTGTGTGTCGCAGTGCATTTTCCAGCAGGTTAGCCAGAATCTGTTCGATTCGTTGACGGTCGACCAGCGAAGTGACCGTCGACGCGGGGACATGGATGGCCAGCGAAACCCCGCGATCCTCGAAGCGCGGTGCGGCGGCAGCTGTTGCGGCGCAGACGATGTCGCTGAGATCCTCCGGCTGAATTATCAATCCCAAGGCGTGCTCGTCGGCTGCGGAAACATCGGCCAAGTCATGGGCGAGGCGCCGCATTCTCTCGAGTTGATCGCGCATCACTGCCCACGATGTGGCATCCGGTTCGAGAATTCCGTCCTCGATTCCGTCGACATATGCCGCCAAAGTTGATACAGGAGTGCGTAATTCGTGAGCAAGATCAGCCAGCAGGCGTTTGCGGACATTGCCGGAATGATCGAGCCGTGCGGCCATGTCGGAAAACGCAGACTCCAGTCGAGTGAAATCCGAGTCGACGTCGGACCTCTCGATCTGGACGTCGTAGTCGCCTTCGGCGACGCTCTGCGCAGCAACAGCAAGTCTGCTGATCGGCGCTGTGATTCGCCGAACCACAATTGCCGCAGCGATACTCGCCCCGACGAGGGCAACCGCCACACCGCTCAGCAGTGCCACGAAAATGGTCTGGCTGAAGGCTTCTTCAGTGTGTAGGCGGACGTTGTCGTCCTCGATACCCGCCATCGCGAGGTGATTGTGGAACAACGGTGCGCCGATGGCAATTGCCACGGCAGCGATCGTTACGCAGGATGCCAGGAGAACAACGATCTGGGCGACGAGCAACTTGCCGCGGAGTCCGAGTCGCTTCATGAGGCCCTCAGTGCGTAGCCGATGCCGCGGACGGTGCGGATGAACCGGGGGTCGCTTGCGTCGTCTCCGAGTTTGCGTCGCAGTGCGCGGATGTGGACGTCGACGATGTGCTGATCTCCGTACCAGGACGAACCCCACACGGCGGCAATGATGTCACTCCGACTCAGTGCCGTATCAGGTCTGGCAGCCAGCGCGGTCAGTAGTTCGAACTCGGTGGGTGTGAGGTCGACGAGTGATCCGTCGACGAGCACAGAGCGTGCGACCACGTCGATGTCCAGACCGGGTGGCGTCGGCAATGGTTCGGGCATCAGGCTCGACGCGCGAGGTCTGCGCAGAAGCGCCTTGACGCGGGCGACGAGTTCGCGAGGTCCGAAGGGTTTGACCACATAATCGTCGGCCCCGGCAGCGAGACCCATCACTTTGTCGGACTCGTCGCCGCGGGCCGAGAGCATCAGAATGTACGCGTCGGAGAAGCTGCGTATTCGACGGCACACTTCCATGCCGTCGAATCCTGGAAGCATCAGATCCAGGACGACGAGGGAAGGTTCAAATTCGTGCGCCGCCGCCACGGCGGAGGGTCCATCGAGGGCGATTCGAACTTGAAAACCTTCGCGTGCAAGGTAATTGGCGACAACCTTCGCCAAAGCCGGTTCGTCTTCCACTGCCAAGACTCGAGATGCTCCTTCGGTGTGCCGTGGCGGTACCGATTCCGGATTCATGAATTCAGGTTAGCCGAGGTGGGGGCGCACGACAGGCAGTCCTGGCGGGACTATGAAGATTCGATGAAGGTGCATCGTTTCTGTCGAATATTTCGGGTTTCGCCTGACCGTCGTCGGTACTGTGGTGACTACCTACTTCGGACGGGAATGATGATCCGAAGTTGTTGCACAGTAATAAGTTTCGTATGAAGTCAGATATTTTTGGGAGTGGTGTCATGTTCTCGGCCAAGCGTAGTGCCGTTCGGTTTGTTCCTGTGTTGGCAGCAGGAGCACTGTTGATCGCCGGTTGTTCGGATGTCGGAGATTCTGCGTCCCCGACCTCCGCCGAGACATCTGTGTCGGCTGGGCAGTCCGCGATTCCGGCGGGCGTCAATGCGACCGATATCGAGTTCCTGGAAGGCATGTACCCGCACCATTCGCAGGCTCTTGATATGGCGAAAATGGTTGAGGGGCGTACAGATAACGCCGAGCTCGTTGCGTTGGCCGCAAAGATCGAGGGTGCCCAGGGGCCCGAGATGGCGCAGATGACGGAAACACTCACTAAGTGGGGTCGCCCCGATCCGTCGTCGATGTCGATGGACGGCATGGACCACTCGGGTCATGGCGTCGGGATGGCAGAGATGCCGGGCATGATGTCCGATGGCGATATGACAGCTCTGACCAACGCAACGGGTGCAGAATTCGACAAGATGTGGTTGACGATGATGATCGAGCACCACGCTGGAGCAATCGCAATGTCGGAGACAGAGATCGCCGACGGACTCGATCCGTCCGCCGAGAAGATGGCGGAGGAAATTATCGCTGGTCAGCAAGCAGAAATCACACAGATGACAGCGATGCTCGCAGGCGAATAGTTCTGGCGAGCTTGTCGGGGTATCCGAACAGGTACACGTTGTGTATCCATCCGTTGTCGCGGATCAGAAAGCGTCCTTACGCGGCAGTCTTGAAGGGATCGTGTTCTGCGATCAGCTTGTCGAGACGCGCTTCGTCGACGCGAACACGAACAGTTGACGCCTCCTGCTGGTCGCGAATCACCTTTGCCAAGGTGAATGTGCTGGTGACAAGGAAGAGTAGGGACATTCCGAGGAATCCGCGCTGCCAGGCGTCGATGGGCAAGTAGGCGATTCCCACGAGAGTGCCGACAAAACTGACGGCAAAAGCTATTCCGGCCTGCAAGAAGAATGCTGCCGTGGACTTCGAGGGTGCTGTCGGTGTGTTCATGATTTGAAGTCTGGTCCGCGATCGCACCGTGCGGATGCGTAGTCATACTCGAGTGCGCACGGTGCTTACTCAGCACGTGCCGAGCATGCCTCCCTCCAACATCTTGCGTTATGTACCAACCAGTTCTCTGTAAAACCGGGTCAATGCAGACCGATAGAACTTTTCGGACTAAAGTAACAAAACGCTTGCACTTTCTTTACAGATTTGGGTAACCTGTAACCACCAGCCCGATGGTAGGCAGACCGAATGTGTACGGCACCCGAAGCTAGGCAGTATCAGGTGCAGTTGGTGTGCCGGCCTCGATGGTTGTGACCGAGGTGGCTTGGTTAATGAACGCTCCTCGAATGAGGGCGATACAAATGTCACCGTTTGTGAAACCAATGGAGGTAGCACCATGGAAAGCATTCCCACGTCCTCTCGACCGATGAGTTTCGAGAGCTTGAATCTGCTGTCCGGCAATTGCATTCAATCATCCAGCAATGACGGTTTGGTTGAACGGCTCAACGTCCTGTTTCGATCGGCGGCTGATTCTGGAGCTGTGCTGAACCATCGGCAGTTGTCGACAGCACTGTCGTCTGTCGATTCTCGGCGGGACAAGGGAAACGGAATGCGGACGGAATCCATTGCAGTCCAGCGGTACTGCTCTGCCTGGCCCGCAAATATCGGACTCGAGTTGCTGGCTGATGTAGATGGTTGTGACGACATCGAGTTGTCGGACCCGTGGGCGATGAAGTTCATGCGTGCAGCAGAAGGACTTTCGGGCGAATCACTGGAACTGCTGTTTCAAGCCTACGCTCATTTGATGCGATCAGAGCTCTTCGAATAGGTGCGGCTGGCTCTGAAGCCCGATGCGAGAAGTAGCAATGACAGAAGTGCTCCGATCGTGAAACCTATTGCGGTGAAACTGATCAGGGGCGGATCAAGATCAAAGTGCACGATCGGCGAGTCTGGATACGGGTCCGCCGGGTCGCGCGGTTCTGGCAGGACGATTGAGTAGAACGTAGGCGGAAAGATTCGTCCGGCAACCGAAGCCGCCAGACCGTAGAGTCCGCCGAATCCCGAAAGCGTAAGCGCCAGAAACCATTTGTTTCCCTCATGATGGCGGGTCACTCTCCATCCGGTAGCGACGCATAACGCGGACACCACAAGAGCGAGCGCGGTTCCGAGGGTCAAGAACCATCCCGTTGCCGGGAACCAGTGCGGGCCCTCGAAGTAGCTGTAGCCGTCGACAACCCACATGTATCCGGTCTTGCCATCTTCCATTGGCGGCGGTGGCGGCGGTTGGATACCGATGTACTCGGTCAGCAGGGAAGACGTCGCAAAGCGCCAGCCCAGGACTCCAAGGCAACCCAGTAGTAGTCCGACGACGGCGAATACCGCGACAAGTGGTTCCACAGAACGTTCTTGCGGCGGTCTCGGACTCATTCGAGGATGGTCTCATCTCAGCCTCTCGCAGCGTCGGTAGATCGAAATCATGCTTCGAACGTCACGTTTGTGTCGGTGTCATCGTTTAGCGTGAGCCCATGACACTGAATCTGGAAATGATCACGTTCGACAGCCTCGACCCGGGCCCCCTTGCGCGATGGTGGGCAGAGCAGTTGGGTGGCACCCTCAAAGAGGAGAACGACGGCTTTTTCTACATCGTCGACGTCCCCGGCAGCGCCAATTTTGCATTCCAGAAGGTGCCGGATCCGACTGCCGGCAAAAATCGCATCCATCTGGATCTGTCCAGCGCCGATCTCGACGCCGAAGTGACGCGCCTGATCGAAGCCGGAGCAACGGAACATCATCGCGAAAATATGGACGGCTTCCGCTGGGTGACTCTTGTCGATCCCGACGGCAACCAGTTTTGTGTTTCCGGTGCACACGGCTGAGTAGAACGCGGTCGGGCATGATGAAGAGCATGACTTCCTTGACCGGGGCCGATGCCCAAGGACTGTGCAGCTTCGTCGACTCGTCACCGTCTCCTTTTCATGTCTGTGCAACGGTCGCAGCGCAGCTGGCGGGCAACGGATTTGTGGAACTGCAGGAAACCGCTGCGTGGCCGGCAAAGCCCGGGCGGTACTACCTGATCCGCGGTGGATCGCTCATCGCTTGGAGTACTGAGGATATCGACCCCGCCGCACCGTTCCGGATCGTCGGCGGTCACACCGACAGTCCGAACCTGCGCGTCAAGCAGCATCCTGACCTGACGTCGGCCGGTTGGCAGATGGTTGGCCTCGAACCGTATGGCGGGGCGCTCCTGAATTCGTGGCTCGATCGCGACCTTGGGATCTCCGGTCGGTTGAGTGTGCGTGTAGGAAACACTGTGGAGCAGAAGCTGGTTCGGATCGACGACCCGATTCTGCGTGTTCCGCAGCTGGCAATCCATCTGTCCGAAGACCGCAAGGGAGTCACGCTCGATCCGCAGCGTCACGTCAACGGAATCTGGGGAGTGGGCAATAGGCCCAAGTCCCTCATCGGGTTTGTCGCGAACCAGTCGGGTGTGGCTGAATCTTCAGTGCTCGGTTGGGAATTGATGACCCACGATCTTGCTCCCAGCATGGTGGTGGGTGTCGATCAGGAGCTCGTCAGCGCGCCCCGGTTGGACAACCAGGGTACGTGTTATGCCGGGACGCAAGCGCTTCTGGCCGCTGCGAAATCCCCGGGGCGTCATGTTCCGGTGCTCGCGCTCTTCGATCACGAAGAGGTTGGCAGCATGTCCGATCGCGGGGCGTTCTCTGATCTTCTGAACACTGTGCTCGAACGAATTGTGTTGGGGCGCGGCGGCGGACGCGAAGAATTCCTGCAGGCGATGGCTGGATCAGTGTGCGCGTCGGGTGACATGGCCCATGCCACGCACCCCAACTATCCCGACCGTCACGAGCCTGCTCACCGCATCGAGATCAACGGCGGCCCGGTACTCAAGGTCAACCAGAACCTGCGGTATGCCACCGATGCAGCCGGTGCCGGCGAGTTCGCGTTGGCCTGCGATCAGGCGGGAGTTCCCTTGCAGCGTTATGTGCATCGGGCCGACCTGCCGTGCGGGTCCACCATCGGACCCATCACGGCGTCGCGAACCGGCCTGTCCACCGTGGACGTGGGCGCGCCTCAGCTCGCGATGCATTCCGCTCGCGAGCTGATGGGCGCCGCAGACATACGTATGTATGCCGACGCTCTGGGTGCGTTCCTCACACCGAGGGGATAGCGGGAAGCGTCTCGAAGAAGTCGGTGGTCGGTGTGAAGAACATCGACCCCGTCACGGCCGTCGAGAAATCGAGCAGACGGTCGTAGTTGCCACGAGGGAAGCCGAGGAACATGTTCTCGAGCATGCGCTCGGTGATGGCGGGAGTGGCGCAGTATCCGATGAAGAAGGTGCCGATCTCGTCGTCGCCGAGGCGTCCGTACGGCATGTTGGCACGCAGGATCTCGAGCGCGTTGCCGTCGTCATCCTTGATCGCATTGAGGGCGACGTGTGAATTTGCAGGCTTCACGTCGGACGTCATCTCAATGTCCTCGAGCTTGCTGCGGCCGATCACGTTCTCCTGCTCCTCGATGCTGATTGCCTCCCAATCACGCATCTTGTGGATGTAGCGCTGGATGTGGACGTAGCTGCCGCCGGCAAACTCGGGGTCCTCGTCGCCGACCGTCACAGCGGCAATCGCGTCGCGGCCCGACGGATTCTCGGTGCCGTCCACAAAGCCGATG
Proteins encoded:
- a CDS encoding M18 family aminopeptidase, with product MTSLTGADAQGLCSFVDSSPSPFHVCATVAAQLAGNGFVELQETAAWPAKPGRYYLIRGGSLIAWSTEDIDPAAPFRIVGGHTDSPNLRVKQHPDLTSAGWQMVGLEPYGGALLNSWLDRDLGISGRLSVRVGNTVEQKLVRIDDPILRVPQLAIHLSEDRKGVTLDPQRHVNGIWGVGNRPKSLIGFVANQSGVAESSVLGWELMTHDLAPSMVVGVDQELVSAPRLDNQGTCYAGTQALLAAAKSPGRHVPVLALFDHEEVGSMSDRGAFSDLLNTVLERIVLGRGGGREEFLQAMAGSVCASGDMAHATHPNYPDRHEPAHRIEINGGPVLKVNQNLRYATDAAGAGEFALACDQAGVPLQRYVHRADLPCGSTIGPITASRTGLSTVDVGAPQLAMHSARELMGAADIRMYADALGAFLTPRG
- a CDS encoding response regulator transcription factor → MNPESVPPRHTEGASRVLAVEDEPALAKVVANYLAREGFQVRIALDGPSAVAAAHEFEPSLVVLDLMLPGFDGMEVCRRIRSFSDAYILMLSARGDESDKVMGLAAGADDYVVKPFGPRELVARVKALLRRPRASSLMPEPLPTPPGLDIDVVARSVLVDGSLVDLTPTEFELLTALAARPDTALSRSDIIAAVWGSSWYGDQHIVDVHIRALRRKLGDDASDPRFIRTVRGIGYALRAS
- the purS gene encoding phosphoribosylformylglycinamidine synthase subunit PurS, which encodes MARVVVEVMPKAEILDPQGQAIVGALSRLGFAGVSDVRQGKRFELEIDGSVEDAELEKIAEGLLANTVIEDWTVRRVEA
- a CDS encoding DUF305 domain-containing protein, with product MFSAKRSAVRFVPVLAAGALLIAGCSDVGDSASPTSAETSVSAGQSAIPAGVNATDIEFLEGMYPHHSQALDMAKMVEGRTDNAELVALAAKIEGAQGPEMAQMTETLTKWGRPDPSSMSMDGMDHSGHGVGMAEMPGMMSDGDMTALTNATGAEFDKMWLTMMIEHHAGAIAMSETEIADGLDPSAEKMAEEIIAGQQAEITQMTAMLAGE
- the purQ gene encoding phosphoribosylformylglycinamidine synthase subunit PurQ, which translates into the protein MSARIGVITFPGTLDDVDAARAVNLAGGEAVALWHGDADLKGVDAVIVPGGFSYGDYLRCGAIARFAPAMGKVVEAAKGGMPVLGICNGFQILCEAGLLPGALTRNQGLHFICRDEWLTVESNNSAWSSRYEKGAQILVPLKSGEGRFQAPENVLDELEGEGRVVFRYSEENPNGSQRRIAGISSANGRVVGLMPHPEHATEALTGPSDDGLGLFYSALDSIVNA
- a CDS encoding Dyp-type peroxidase, translating into MPQDVRQSDVAAQSQSVTTPLTPAAIFLVATVNPGGEGTTRELLADVAGLQRAVGLRVPGSGLDVVTSIGSDAWDRLFSGPRPALLRPFTALQGDVHHAPSTPGDLLFHIRAMSMDACFEVARQITKRLHGAATVVDEVHGFQYFENRDLIGFVDGTENPSGRDAIAAVTVGDEDPEFAGGSYVHIQRYIHKMRDWEAISIEEQENVIGRSKLEDIEMTSDVKPANSHVALNAIKDDDGNALEILRANMPYGRLGDDEIGTFFIGYCATPAITERMLENMFLGFPRGNYDRLLDFSTAVTGSMFFTPTTDFFETLPAIPSV
- a CDS encoding VOC family protein, which codes for MTLNLEMITFDSLDPGPLARWWAEQLGGTLKEENDGFFYIVDVPGSANFAFQKVPDPTAGKNRIHLDLSSADLDAEVTRLIEAGATEHHRENMDGFRWVTLVDPDGNQFCVSGAHG
- a CDS encoding YiaA/YiaB family inner membrane protein, coding for MNTPTAPSKSTAAFFLQAGIAFAVSFVGTLVGIAYLPIDAWQRGFLGMSLLFLVTSTFTLAKVIRDQQEASTVRVRVDEARLDKLIAEHDPFKTAA
- a CDS encoding sensor histidine kinase, translated to MKRLGLRGKLLVAQIVVLLASCVTIAAVAIAIGAPLFHNHLAMAGIEDDNVRLHTEEAFSQTIFVALLSGVAVALVGASIAAAIVVRRITAPISRLAVAAQSVAEGDYDVQIERSDVDSDFTRLESAFSDMAARLDHSGNVRKRLLADLAHELRTPVSTLAAYVDGIEDGILEPDATSWAVMRDQLERMRRLAHDLADVSAADEHALGLIIQPEDLSDIVCAATAAAAPRFEDRGVSLAIHVPASTVTSLVDRQRIEQILANLLENALRHTPSGGTVRVTVEESAGHVSVSVTDTGEGIPADQLESVFDRFHRGDSSDGSGLGLTIARSLAVAHGGTLTARVGSDGGGTTLELCLPISA